The Mercurialis annua linkage group LG8, ddMerAnnu1.2, whole genome shotgun sequence genome window below encodes:
- the LOC126659890 gene encoding BURP domain protein RD22-like, whose product MELHLLPIFALLLCFPKESNGSLSPEMYWKSKLANTPLPKTLQELLKPVTGNISKFSETKPLAGSVIDYNLRYLPSKTTAFDSNISNTTIATIYFFPGDLLPGNKMYLSFRKMYNISTFLPRKIAETIPFSIKDYSKTLEYFSLQPTSEEARIMKHTIELCEAPEMQGEIKYCATSLESLVDFTVAKFGNKVSVLDNEVEKENMKQNYTISRGIKMMGDHQIVCHKQIYAYAVFHCHAITATKVYMVPLVGEDGSEAKVVVICHTDTSAWNPNHFAFQLLKVKPGESPICHFLNNDAIVWIPN is encoded by the exons ATGGAGCTTCATCTCCTTCCCATTTTTGCTTTATTACTCTGT TTTCCGAAAGAAAGCAATGGTTCCCTATCCCCGGAGATGTACTGGAAATCCAAGTTAGCAAACACTCCATTGCCAAAAACTCTACAAGAACTTCTAAAGCCAG TTACAGGAAACATAAGTAAATTTTCAGAGACAAAGCCCTTGGCTGGAAGTGTGATCGACTACAATCTTAGGTACCTACCGAGCAAAACTACGGCATTTGATAGTAATATTTCAAACACTACGATTGCTACTATATATTTCTTTCCTGGCGATCTCCTTCCGGGAAATAAAATGTATCTTAGTTTCAGAAAGATGTacaatatttcaacttttttaccGCGTAAAATTGCTGAAACTATACCCTTTTCGATCAAAGATTATTCAAAAACTTTGGAATATTTTTCACTGCAACCCACATCAGAAGAAGCTCGAATTATGAAACATACAATCGAGCTATGCGAGGCACCAGAAATGCAGGGAGAAATCAAATATTGTGCTACATCCTTAGAGTCTTTAGTTGATTTTACGGTTGCCAAATTTGGAAATAAAGTTTCGGTTCTTGATAATGAAGTTGAAAAGGAGAACATGAAACAAAACTACACGATTTCTCGAGGAATTAAAATGATGGGAGATCATCAGATTGTTTGTCATAAACAAATATATGCATATGCTGTATTTCATTGTCATGCAATTACGGCTACAAAGGTTTATATGGTTCCGTTGGTAGGTGAGGATGGTTCTGAAGCTAAAGTAGTAGTGATTTGTCACACAGATACATCAGCTTGGAATCCAAATCATTTTGCTTTTCAACTACTTAAGGTGAAGCCTGGGGAATCTCCAATTTGTCATTTTCTTAATAATGATGCAATTGTTTGGATTCCTAATTAA